GCAAGTGATCTACATGATCTACTCTCTGGGGGAAGAAGCTCACTCTGGAGCTGTGGAGATCAGACAaccgaatgaatgaatgaataaaatagagcaGTAAAAGTGGGAGATGGAAAAGGGgagaagaaagtttttttttttttttttaagatattttttatatttagtttttagtttttggtggacacaacatctttatttctatgtgatgctgaggatcaaacccagcaccccgcacatgccaggcaagcgcactatggcttgagccacatccccagccccaagattttttagttgtagttggacataataactatttttttatgtggtgctgaggatcgaacccactaactcacacatggtaggcaaacactctaccactgagccacaatcccagccctaagaaagttttttaaaaaaataaaatcgatAGGATTTGATTTTGGTCCACAGGACCTGGGGTCTGATTAGATACAATACATTGAATGGGAAGGAATGTAGTATGACTCATGTAGGGCACTATTCATTGCAAGAAACAGCAAAAACATTGAAGCGGGGGAGGGGGATTTTCATGTAGGGACCTTTGAGAAATTCTTATCTGGCCATTTGCAATCTGAGATGCCTGTAGGGGTGATTAGGTAAAGCTGCCTTAGTACCTTGTTCTGATGAGTTCAAGGAAGTGGTTTCTGATTTAGCAATGGATTGAGGGACGTGAGGTGTCATGCCACACATGTCATTTATTGGGTACAcagtaattgatttttatttaacagtttgcttaggaaaaaaagtagagaaaaaaaagtggGCATTAGAGTAAGGTCTAGGTGCCCTTCATATACAGTGGAAAGAATAATAGACTATTTTTTTGTAGATCACACAGCTCACTTATATTATAAGTGACCAGTTCACCATTGGTGCTGAAAATGGTGGGAAGGATACCCTTTGCTAACTAACTACCAAAGCGCTGTTTTAAGCACTTTCACATGAAATCACAActcctttaatcctcacaatcCAATGGATGTTACCATTGTGAGAAAAAGCACAGTGGTTAAAAGGTTTAGGACAGGAGCCAGATTAGTTTCAAATCTTTCCATTTTACAACAGATAGTAAGTAGGCAATAGGCATGCAGCTAGGTAATAAGTAATGGAGCTTGAATTAAAACCCAAGAAAGCTGACTCCCAGTACCGTTTTCCACTCTAGGACTGTCCCTTCTGACCTCCAAGATTTGGCTGCCTGGCAAAGGTCTCGCAGTTGCTGCTTCTgtccttattttgaatttttcatgaCTGACTTCTGCCCCTCCGTAGGAGTGGCTGATTTTTGTAAACAACGAGGCTACTCAAGTTACTTCTTTAGTTAGAATGTTTCAATTCTTCTAGGgtaacatttaatttcttttgtgaagCCTTTCAATGATCTAATGTACACTATTTTAAAAGGCTGCATAATAAGTAttgtaccataatttatttaccCAGCACCAAGTTTAATTTTAGTATTCTCAACTTCGGGTTGGCACCTCGCCGAGCACTTAGTATGCACTAAATAAATGCTTGCGCAAAGTATGAATGAACTAAAGAACCGCCAAACAGCCAGAGAAAGGGGTCGGTCTGGGAGTTCCAGAGTTCGGAAGGGGACACGGGGGCGGGTAGTATCTGTCACGTGACGGGGCGGGGCAAATCCCATGTGCTCCCCGGCGCTGGGCGCCCGGCGCGGCTCCGCCCTCGGCGCCGGTCACGTGGGGGCGCCGGCTGCGCCTGCGGAGAAGCGGTGGCCGCCGAGCGGGATCTGTGCGGGGAGCCGGAAATGGTTGTGGACTACGTCTGTGCGGCTGCGTGGGGCTCGGCCGCGCGGACTGAAGGAGACTGAAGGTAAAGCCGCCATGTCCGGGCTCGACCcggcccccccaccccctccccccgcatCCGCCGCCATCCGGGCCGGGACCGGCCACCCTGCGCCGCCGCCCCGGCGCCCTGGCCCCAAGGCCCAAACCCGGGCCCCGGCCCCCCGGGGCCCGATCCCCGGCCCACGTGTGCCCGGCCTGGCCCGGCCTGGCTgcgagtgggggtgggggagcgcGGGGCCGAACCGTGCGGGCCCTGCGGGCTGGGAGGGCGCCCGGCTCGCTGGAAGCGATATGCCATCTCCACCCGACCCGAGGAGGCCCGGCAGCCTGCGGGCACAGGCACGGCGGCTCCCGGCCTGTCGCCCCCTCCCCCCTTCGCGGCCCGGCCGCCGGGAAGTGACACGTTGTTCTTTGGCACTGGCCGGCGCTGCGCAAGGAGGGCGCAGGGgagggaggcggcggcggcgggcagGGAGGAGCCCCCAGCCCCGCCCGCCCTTCCAGGCCGACCCTCACTTTCCTGAAACCGGCTTCTCTGTGGCCGCCGCCCGCCTGGCCTTTTAGGGCCTGACTCCCGCCCTTCCTGGCCTACACTCCTGGGCGGCGGCAGGCTTCGCCTCTGGCTCCGCGCGGGTGCCTCCGCGGCAGGGATACCTTGTGTGTCCCcgggtggtggggggtggggacacCACGGCCGAAGCTGCCTGCTCCATTTGTGATCCGGGAGCCTGGTGCCAGCGAGACCTGGAATTTCCGGTCTGGTTGGTCTTGGGCCCCGCGGAGCCAGGTTGAtacccctcacctcccaaccccagGCCCTCGGATGCCCAGAACCTGTAGGCCGCACCGTGGACTTATTCTTTACCGAGGGGGTGAGTGTGGGGGCTGTTTCAGCAGGGCCCGGGTGTGGGGTTGGATGTGATGCGTGTTTGACAACATGTTGGTGGGGACACAGGCTGAATCTTTTCTGCTCCTTCACTCCCTTGGCACCTCCTGGGCTCCGTGTTGAACCCAGCCCTTGCTTCAACCCTTATCCCTCCCACTCAGTTTGCTTTATGCTTGGGTCTCTTCCCTTTTCCAAGCTCCACTCTTTCCTAACAGGTGCTGGGGGGACCCTGATGTGGCaccaaatgaaatgaacaaagCTCCACAGCCCACaggccccccacccaccccatccCCTGGACTCCCACAGGTAATTAGGGAGGAATTAGCAGgactgggatgggggtgggggagaccaGGCAGTCCGACAGGAGCAGGTTTCAACCTCTGGATTTTCCCAGCCCCATCTGTGTCAGGGCAAAGTGCAGCTGCCTGCTGCCAAACTGAGACAGGGCCCATGGCTGTCTCTGGGGGCTGTCACAGGGAGGGGGTATGTAGACTGCTGAGGCTCTTGCCGCAGATCTGCTCCCCTTATTTCACCAGCTTGGGTTTCAGCCCCAACCGGGCTTCCCCTCTTGCTGAACTCTGGTCTCCCCCCTTCAGCCAGCGTTTCCCCCGGGGCAGACAGCACCGGTGGTGTTCAGTACGCCACAAGCAACACAAATGAACACGCCTTCTCAGCCCCGCCAGGTGAGGGGCTTTGGGAGGGGAGTAGGGGGCCTGGGTGGAAACTGGAAAGCTTCTGCAAATTTGGGCCTAGGATGGAAACTGGAAGCTGTGTACCTGGCCCCAACTTCCTGACAGTTGCTTTGTGTTCTTTCATCTGGCTCTGCACTTTGTGCTATTGATTTTGGTGACTGGTCCCTTGAGGAAGTATGTAGTTGGTGAGGGTGGCATTATTGGGGTCCTTATGCGTGAGATTGGGGACAGTGCTATGGGCCCTGCTGCCAACTCTTGCtttcctatttccttttcctGGGAGGTTGCTATTGCTCTGTTCccctttcctatttttctttggaCTGTGTTGAGAAAAACATTCCAGCTAGTTATTGCCTTTATCTCTTCCCCAAGTTCTTCCTCACTAAGTAGGATTCTTTCCTACCTCCTTCATTTTGCCCCCATCACCTTGGGGATAATTCtcttctttcctatccccatgtgCTCTCAGGGAGGATTCAGGTCTCTGCAGGTAATACCCCTTTCCTAATCCTGGACTGTCTCCTGATCTCAACCCTGCCCTCTATCTAGTCAGGGGCTAGACACAGATTGGGGGTCTTTAGGGTGGGGACTTATTTGCTGTTTAGGTCTTGAGTTTGAGCTGAGTTATGCATGTAGGGGCTAAATATTGAAGAATGAGTATCTGGAAACTGGGAGACTTGCATGTTAGCAGTTAGCTGCTCAGTGCCTTAGGTGGAACAGTGCATGCTGGGGAGTGTGTTGCCTGAAAGGGCCTTACTTTAGGCATGATGCATCTGTTTGTTAGGAATCCTCTGCAGAGGGGTAGTCTGGAGGTGACATGAGTATGCATGGCAGTGAGTAATTAAATATACACATGGATGCAAGGTGTTCATCTGAATTTGGAGGGTATGAGTGAGTACAAGAGGCCACTTAACCCTTAGCTGATCAAGTGGGTTTTGGAAGGATTGGTCTCCATGCTCTGAAGCCCACAGTACTTCTCTCCAGAATACAGAGACATTGTAGAGTGCTAATTTTGCTGTTCAAGTTCCTCCCCTTCCTGATGCTAACTGCTTTCTTCCCTCCTGACAGCACTTCTACCCTAGCCGGGCCCAGCCCCCAAGCAGTGCAGCCACCCGAGTGCAGAGTGCAGCCCCCGCCCGCCCTGGCCCAGCTGCCCATGTTTACCCCGCTGGATCCCAAGTAATGATGATCCCTTCCCAGATCTCCTACTCAGCCTCCCAGGGGGCCTACTACATCCCTGGACAGGTGAGGCTGGAAGTTTGGTGTCTGTAAGCCACAGACCTTGTACCCCAATCCTTACTACTCCCACCCTGACCCTCTAGTCCCATCTCTTCTCCAGGGGTGGAACTGCTTGTTTTACTTTGTCATTTTAGTCTGATATGGTGCTGGTAAGCTCCCCTCaactcctcttccctcttcctccccatcccccactAGGGGCGTTCCACATATGTTGTCCCGACACAGCAGTACCCTGTGCAGCCAGGAGCTCCAGGCTTCTATCCCGGTGCAAGCCCCACTGAGTTTGGGACTTACGGTAAGCGGGGGAAGGAGTCAGGTGAGAATGTCTTAGAAAGCATCCAAATTGATTTATTGCTTTCTAAAGCATAAGACCCTTCCTAGGCGTGGCTATTGGTCTAAATATAATAGGGCTAATAGGTGGTAGGGATTGATGCTCAATATTTAACTGGTGTTGGTGGGTGAGGGGAGATTTGATCCTCTTCCAACAGAATTGAAGTCTCCATGTCAAGAAATGTAGGGTTTGggggctgggcctgtagctcagcagcagagtgcttgcctagcatgtgtgaggcactgggttcgatcctcagcatgacattaaaaagaaaaagaaaggcattctgtccatctacaactacaaaaagaaatttaaaaaaaaagtagggttTGGTTCCAGCTCCAGAACCTGTTAGTGGACTTTCCTTGTGATACTCTTTCTGTGGTCAGGGGTTGGCATATAGTATGATTTGGGGAGGTTTTTGTAgatgtgttttatttatgttctAGGAAGGGATTAGTCTGTTTTTTATGCCAGtggtttctaaaatttttttctaccagGAAAAATTTTGAGTATGTATCTTTAATGCATGTATACTTGTGTTTGTGTATACGTATGGCTAATTTAAGTAACACTGTGTCAGTCGTTGAAAAAAAGTGGAAATTATGGATGAGATTACAGGTACATCTCATTTTGGAGACCATTGCTTTGAGGAATTAACTTGTCTTTATCCTGAACCCAGTTCATactgttttttgtgtgtttgttttctttcccccTGCAAAGGGGCAGGATGCTAGAACTGGACTTAGGTTGAGTTGAACACAGAGTTAGCAAATCTCTTATTTCTCATTCCCAGCCAAAGAGCTGATTCTTTTTCAGCTTCACAGTACATGTGTGCGAATTGCTGGGGCTAGAGTGCTTACATGGAGTCCCTTGTGGAATAGAATAGAGACTTCCAGGTAGCTGGTGTGTGGTGGGGAAGGAGTGTCTGCCTACAAGGGGTGGGTGTGTGTGCGCTCAGCGCGCGTGCGCGTGTGTTTGCATGTATGTGTCAGTATCAGGAATTCTTGTAAACGCGGTTCAGACTGGTTCCCCAGCTTTGACAGACACTTAATTCCCTGGGGGAGGAGGGCGGGACAGGGCAAGGGGCTGGCTTGGGTGATGAGAGGTTCTGGAGGTGGGAAGTCTTCAAGCAGGCATTAGTATATAGTTGGGCCTTGACGCCGCcaccattctttctttctgtccccCTCTCCCAAGCTGGCGCCTACTACCCAGCCCAAGGTGTGCAGCAGTTTCCTGCTGGCGTGGCCCCCGCCCCAGTTTTGATGAACCAGCCACCCCAGATTGCTCCAAAGAGGGAGCGTAAAACGGTGAGTAGCTGCAGGCAGGGGGCTCTGGGACAGAGAGAAAGGTCTTCAACTGATGGTATGCagagagagtggggggggggggtcacagaATGCTCAGGTTCTTTGTAAGGTACTAAGGTACCTTGGTGTAGACTCAACTCATGGGAAGACTGAAGTGGGTAGCAGGGAAATTCCCATGAGACTTGGGCTCTGGTAGGGGGTTCATAAGAACTATGCTTGGTTTTGGGTTTCTGATAGCTTGTCTTGGAAATGGTTTGTTTTCTGTggccccacccccccaccaccccctaGTCCTGGAAGCTCTGGAGGCCTCCGCCTCTGCTCAGTCCTCAAGCCCTGGGCGTGGTGCCCAGAATAGGGTGCCAGGGCTGGGGAAGCCGCTGAGTCACCCTGGCTCCACCCACTGGATCTGGGCCCTGCCCCCAGAGATCAGGCCGACTAGCCACAAGTGAGCCAGCTGGGTGCTAGATGGGGGTCCTGGGCCCCAGGGTGTGCAGCCACTGACTTGGGGACTGCAGGCCAGGGcagaggtgagggagggaggggcattGTGATGTACAGGGCTGCTCTGTGAGGTCAAGGGTCTCTTAGGGGTGGGGGCTAGGGCAGGGACTGCAAGAGCAGTTGGATGGGTTGACAGTAGAACTTATGGGGTTTCTGGCACCCACCCACCTACTGCCAAgtagggggtggggggttggCCCAGAGTCTTAGGAGTGGGGCAGGGTGGAGAGGTGGGCTCCTCCTGCTTCCCGGTCATTCCATAGCTTTCTCTTCCTCAGATTCGAATTCGAGATCCAAACCAAGGAGGGAAGGATATCACTGAGGAGATCATGTCAGGGGCCCGCACTGCCTCCACACCCACCCCTCCCCAGGTACTGCCTCCTTTTTTGAGTGATAGCTTGACTGGAATGACTTTTCTATCTTGAGCTCCTAAGTACCTTGTGTATTTCCTGAAGGGTTTTGTTTCCCTGCTTTCCTGAATTTCTAGGCAGCGTTAAAGTAGAAATGGCCTAGTAAAGAAGGGTTGTGGGATTGTTCAGTGCAAACTTGGTAACCCTTTGTGTCCTGCAGACGGCGGGAGGTGGTCAGGAGCCTCAAGCTAATGGGGAGACGCCCCAGGTTGCTGTCATTGTCCGGCCAGGTAAGAAAGCCAGTGGGAAGGAGCTTTTATGGGAAATAGTGTGTGGCCATTGGAAATTCCAGGAAGGTGGATTGACTTGAACTGGGTACTACAGAAGAATGAGGTTTTGGGTAGTAGATTGAAGGGTGGGTGGTATTTTAGATGAGAAGGGGAAATAATTTCAATGTGAAGTTTGAAGGGTGGGATGGAAATGTTCAATTAGGAGTGTTCTGGGTTGGAGGAGTAATAACAGTGAAGGACTTGGCTTCAGATACTCATTCTTCCTTCCTGTGGTGCAGATGACCGGTCGCAGGGAGCAATCATTGGGGGCCGGTCAGGTCTGCCTGGCCCAGAGCACAGCCCTTCAGAATCCCAGCCTTCATCACCTTCTCCAACCCCATCACCCCCCCCAATCTTGGAACCGGGGTCTGAGCCTAATCTCGGAGTCCTTTCTATTTCTGGGGACACTATGACAACGGGGATGATACAAATGTCTGTAGAAGAATCTACCCCTATCTCCCGTGAAACTGGGGAGCCATACTGCCTCTCTCCAGAACCCACTCCTCTTGCTGAACCTATACTGGAAGTAGAAGTGACACTTAGCAAACCAGTTCCAGAATCTGAGTTCGCTTCCAGTCCTCTCCAGGTTCCCACTCCCCTGGCATCTCACAAGTTGGAAATTCATGAGCCTAATGGCATGGTCCCATCTGAGGATCTGGAACCAGAGGTGGAATCAAGTCCCGAGCTTGTTCCTCCCCCTCTTCCGGCTTGCCCTTCCGAATCTCCTGTGCTTGTTGCTCCAACTGCCCAACCTGAGGAACTGCTCAATGGAGCTCCCTCACCACCAGCTGTGGACTTAAGCCCAGTTAGTGAACCAGAAGAGCAGGCCAAGGAGGTTACCGTATCAGTGGCTTCCCCCACCATCCTCTGTGCTGCTCCAGCTTCTCCAGCTTCGGCTCCTCCAGCTATTTCCTCTGCTCAGGAGGAGGGaatggaggaagaagaagaggaagaagaagaagaagtaggagAAGCTGAGaatgagaagggaggagaggaactCCTCCCTCCAGAGAGTGCCCCTGTCCCAGCCCACTTGTCCCAGAATTTGGAGGCGCCAGCAGCCACTCAAGGTAAGGTGTTGGCTGGATGGTGGAGGTGGGGCAAGCTGCAGGGTGGAGCTCTTCTCTTCATTGATGACCTCCCATTTGGGCAGCTTCTCTGGGTTATGGAAGCCCTGTGACTGAACCAACCTAAAAGCTAgaataagaacttttaaaacttgTGAGCCTAGAGTGGGTGGGTTGGGAAGAGAAAGGATTGTACTGtgattactttgtattttttccatGGGTTTGGGGTACTCTTTAAGTTattcccacttctttttttttaaagtggcagTATCCGTGCCAAAGAGGAGACGGAAAATTAAGGAGCTCAATAAGAAGGAGGCTGTGGGAGACCTTCTGGATGCCTTCAAAGAGGTAAGGAAAGCAGCTaataggggaagggagaggatagAGTTTGGGTATGAAACAGTGGTTATTTTGCAACCCAAACTGGGTGTTGTATGGTTACAGGTAAACCCAGCAGTACCAGAGGTGGAGAATCAGCCTCCCGTAGGCAATAATCCAGGTCCAGAGTCTGAGGGTAGCAGTGTGCCCCCACGACCTGAGGAAACAGATGAGACTTGGGACTCAAAAGAGGACAAAATCCACAATGCTGAGAACATCCAACCTGGGGAACAGAAATATGAATACAGATCAGGTATGCTGAAGGAAGTGTTGAGAATGACTGATTGTTCGTGTCAGGGCCATAGGAGACAGAAATATGACTGATGCATCTTCTGTTGCAGATCAGTGGAAGCCTCTGAATCTTGAGGAGAAAAAGCGCTATGACCGTGAGTTCCTGCTTGGCTTTCAATTCATCTTTGCCAGTATGCAGAAGCCGGAGGGATTGCCCCATATTACTGATGTGGTGCTTGACAAGGTTGGTGGTTTGATGGGGAGGAGGGTAAGTTTGAGATGAACTGAAGAGGAGCCTGAGGCTCAGAAAGAATAGTCATTAATCTCCGGCTGCTTTTGAGACCTTCTTTATCTTCTTCGCAGGCCAATAAAACACCACTGCGGTCGCTGGATCCCTCTAGGCTACCTGGCATAAATTGTGGTCCAGACTTCACTCCATCCTTTGCCAACTTTGGCCGACCAGCCCTTAGCAATCGTGGGCCCCCAAGGGGTGGGCCAGGTGGGGAGCTGCCCCGAGGGCCGGTGAGTGGGGCTATCTAAAGAGGCAGATGGGCAAGGTGTCAGGGTCTCAGGTGTGTTTTGTTGCGGGATGGGGAGAAGTCTGCCCTGGAGATGTGTGGTATCGGGGTCATGTGTTGTGCTTCTGAACTTTGTATCTTCACTTGTCCTAATCCCTTGCTTAGCAGGCTGGTCTGGGGCCCAGGCGTTCTCAGCAGGGTCCCCGAAAGGAACCACGCAAAATCATTGCCACCGTGTTGATGACTGAAGATATAAAACTGAACAAAGCAGAGAAGGCCTGGAAACCCAGCAGCAAGCGGACAGCGGCTGATAAGGATCGCGGTGAAGAAGATGCTGATGGCAGCAAAACCCAGGTACTGGCAAGTCCTGCTGTGGGTCTCTATTCCTGCTCTGAGAGATCTGAGCCCACTTTGTTCTCATACTGACCACTAGTACCTAACTCTGTCCCCCCCATCCTCTCATGTCCTTCCCAGCAGCCTTTGTCTCAAAACTTCACTGGATTCTGTGACTTCTCTGTCCCCTCTTCCCTACAGGACCTGTTCCGCAGGGTACGCTCCATCCTGAATAAGCTGACACCCCAGATGTTCCAACAGCTTATGAAGCAGGTGACACAGCTGGCCATTGACACGGAGGAACGCCTCAAAGGGGTCATTGACCTTATCTTTGAGAAGGCCATTTCAGAGCCCAACTTCTCTGTGGCCTATGCCAACATGTGCCGTTGCCTCATGGCGGTTAGTTTCCACTGCTTTCTAAATCTCATCATCTTCTAACTTCTTATCAAGGCTTCTAGAGTCTAGCTTCTGGGTTCCCCTCTTGTTTGTGCTGTtgatggcagccaggaaggggcagagtcagggtcagaggtCTTAGGTGGTTAAAGACTCttggtcttggggctggggttttgtcTAAGTGGTACATTGCTcgcgggtttgatcctcagcactacgtaaaaataaataaaataaaggtattatatccaattacaatcaaaaaaaatatattaagaagaaGACGACTCTTGACCTTCCTTGCCCTGGACAGGTCTGAGTGTGACATTCTCTTTGACATAACAGCTGAAAGTGCCCACTACAGAAAAGCCAACGGTAACTGTGAACTTCCGAAAACTGCTGTTAAATCGATGTCAGAAAGAATTTGAGAAAGACAAAGATGATGACGAAgtgtttgaaaaaaaacaaaaagagatggATGAAGCTGCTACGGTGAGAAAAcctacttttaaattaattactaCCCTCCAGGTACTAGTAGGTTGTAGAATTTGGGTGGGGATAAGGAAGGGGGGGGTTAATGACATCCTTGGTAGGTGGATCTCTGCCTCTATTGGATATGCATATTAGTAGAGAAGAGTTTTAGCCAATTGGTATCTTTTTGAAATGGATTCCTGTGCTGTGACTGGCAGGCAGAGGAACGGGGACGCCTGAAGGAAGAGTTGGAAGAGGCTCGGGACATAGCCCGGCGGCGCTCTTTAGGGAATATAAAGTTTATTGGGGAGTTGTTCAAGCTGAAGATGTTAACAGAGGCTATAATGCATGATTGTGTGGTCAAACTACTCAAGAACCATGATGAAGAGTCCCTGGAATGCCTCTGTCGTTTGCTTACCACCATTGGCAAAGACCTGGACTTTGCAAAAGCCAAGGTAGGGGCACTTCAGTGTGAAAGTGGAAGGCTGAAGCATGTGCGGCCCAGTCCACTGATGACATTCTTGTTAGTCTGGTGGGTCtgtgctgctgagccacagcATTGGAAGGGGAGGTATTTATTACAAGTTTCTGACCTGATCTCTTTGCTTCTTCCTAGCCCCGAATGGATCAATATTTCAACCAGATggaaaaaatcattaaagaaaagaagacatCATCTCGCATCCGCTTCATGCTACAGGATGTGCTAGATCTGCGACAGGTATGAGCATTCCCTCCTTGCTACCACCAGTCTGCTACTCCCAGTTCTTAATACTACCATCTGGCCCTTCCTAATAAAATTACAACTGGCTTCCTCTTCACAGAGTAACTGGGTGCCTCGCCGAGGGGATCAGGGTCCTAAGACAATTGACCAGATCCATAAGGAGGCTGAGATGGAAGAGCATCGGGAACACATCAAAGTGCAGCAGCTCATGGCCAAGGGCAGCGACAAGCGTCGGGGTGGCCCTCCAGGCCCACCCATTAGTGAGTTGGAGGCTAGGACGAAGGAGTGGGCAGGAAGGGACTTAGGGGTTATTCTTTCCGCTGATGACTTCTTGTTAGTGCCACGTGTCTGGGCCACTGAGACCCCATGATGGAACTGAGGATCTGAGGAAGGGAGACTTAAGGTGGCCCAAGGGGAAGGGGCTACTAGGATTTATTCATTATTCCAGTATGTCCCCCTTTTTGTCCCAGGCCGTGGCCTTCCACTTGTGGATGATGGTGGCTGGAACACAGTTCCTATCAGCAAAGGCAGCCGCCCCATTGACACTTCACGACTCACCAAGATCACAAAGGTATGGGTATGTGCTCGTGGGGTGGAGGGTAAAGAGGGATCAGGCAAGCATCAAGCTCAGGTTTGGATCTTTGTATGATGGGAGAGGTAGCTGCTGAGTTTTTAGACTCTGTTTAGATTGTTAAAGACAGAACTACTAACTCCTAGGGATTTATTCACATTGGTCTGGGTAAACTGTTAACACATGCCAAATCTGGTCCATTACCTGCTTCTGTATATCCCATGAGACAAGaatagtttttatgtttttaaattgttgagaaaaatttaaaaaataagtagtaTTTCATGACAggaattacataaaattttaatttcagtgtcTATAGTTTAATTGtgctgggaatggtggtgcactcctgtaatcccaactgcttgggaggttgaggcaggaggatctcaagatcaAGGCCAACCTctgcagtttagcaagaccccatcttaaaagaaaaaaaaaaatgaaaaaaagggctggaggtgtagctcaggtagagtgtccctgggttcaatctccatttcCTGATGCatgtataatgtgtatatatacacacacacaagttttGCTGGAATATAGCCGCATTCATTCCTTTTAAATGTCATCCAGGACTGCTTTCATGCTATAGTGGCAGAATTGAGTAGTTGCAATAGAGACTCTGACTTACAAAGCCCCAAATAATATAAGTAAATTTTTTGCTTTCTGGCCTTTTACAGAAAGTTTGCCTGACCCCTGATCTGGGGTATTCACTACTGGTGTGGCTGTGTGTGGTGGTACTGGCCAAGAACTTTGGTCAGGTCAGACCCAAGATTCTCTACTCCCTTTTCTTCTGCAGCCTGGCTCCATTGATTCCAACAACCAGCTCTTTGCACCTGGAGGGCGACTGAGCTGGGGCAAGGGCAGCAGTGGGGGCTCAGGAGCCAAGCCCTCAGATGCAGGTATGGAAGGCCACTATAAGGAGCTGAGTGGTTATTAATCTAAGCTCTCTTAATGGCAAAGCCTTACCTATACCTATATGAGTGGTTAGGTATGCAGGAGGCATATAGGTGGTGCTAGATGTTTAATTGCTTTCTCAGCCTGGACTTGAGTGTTCTAAACTGGCAAGTTGGagaaaaaatgcaagaaagtggAGATCTTAATCCAGGTTTTCTGCCTCCCCAGCTTCAGAAGTTGCTCGCCCAGCTACTAGTACATTGAATCGCTTCTCAGCCCTTCAACAAGCAGTACCCACAGAGAGCACAGATAACAGACGTGTGGTGCAGAGGTGAGATTTTCTAGAGGTCTTTGTTCTTGACATTGAGAATACTATGAGTgggtttttcttgttttccccgaCCTGGGAGTTTCTCACCTGTAATGCTCCAAGCCCTTGGTTAAGTTTAAGGCACATTCCTGAGGCCATCAAAGAGGCCCAGCAGTTGCTCAGCATGTTGGGTAATTACATGAGTGAGTTCCTG
This Marmota flaviventris isolate mMarFla1 chromosome 8, mMarFla1.hap1, whole genome shotgun sequence DNA region includes the following protein-coding sequences:
- the Eif4g1 gene encoding eukaryotic translation initiation factor 4 gamma 1 isoform X2 → MNKAPQPTGPPPTPSPGLPQPAFPPGQTAPVVFSTPQATQMNTPSQPRQHFYPSRAQPPSSAATRVQSAAPARPGPAAHVYPAGSQVMMIPSQISYSASQGAYYIPGQGRSTYVVPTQQYPVQPGAPGFYPGASPTEFGTYAGAYYPAQGVQQFPAGVAPAPVLMNQPPQIAPKRERKTIRIRDPNQGGKDITEEIMSGARTASTPTPPQTAGGGQEPQANGETPQVAVIVRPDDRSQGAIIGGRSGLPGPEHSPSESQPSSPSPTPSPPPILEPGSEPNLGVLSISGDTMTTGMIQMSVEESTPISRETGEPYCLSPEPTPLAEPILEVEVTLSKPVPESEFASSPLQVPTPLASHKLEIHEPNGMVPSEDLEPEVESSPELVPPPLPACPSESPVLVAPTAQPEELLNGAPSPPAVDLSPVSEPEEQAKEVTVSVASPTILCAAPASPASAPPAISSAQEEGMEEEEEEEEEEVGEAENEKGGEELLPPESAPVPAHLSQNLEAPAATQVAVSVPKRRRKIKELNKKEAVGDLLDAFKEVNPAVPEVENQPPVGNNPGPESEGSSVPPRPEETDETWDSKEDKIHNAENIQPGEQKYEYRSDQWKPLNLEEKKRYDREFLLGFQFIFASMQKPEGLPHITDVVLDKANKTPLRSLDPSRLPGINCGPDFTPSFANFGRPALSNRGPPRGGPGGELPRGPAGLGPRRSQQGPRKEPRKIIATVLMTEDIKLNKAEKAWKPSSKRTAADKDRGEEDADGSKTQDLFRRVRSILNKLTPQMFQQLMKQVTQLAIDTEERLKGVIDLIFEKAISEPNFSVAYANMCRCLMALKVPTTEKPTVTVNFRKLLLNRCQKEFEKDKDDDEVFEKKQKEMDEAATAEERGRLKEELEEARDIARRRSLGNIKFIGELFKLKMLTEAIMHDCVVKLLKNHDEESLECLCRLLTTIGKDLDFAKAKPRMDQYFNQMEKIIKEKKTSSRIRFMLQDVLDLRQSNWVPRRGDQGPKTIDQIHKEAEMEEHREHIKVQQLMAKGSDKRRGGPPGPPISRGLPLVDDGGWNTVPISKGSRPIDTSRLTKITKPGSIDSNNQLFAPGGRLSWGKGSSGGSGAKPSDAASEVARPATSTLNRFSALQQAVPTESTDNRRVVQRSSLSRERGEKTGDRGDRLERSERGGERGDRLDRARTPATKRSFSKEVEERSRERPSQPEGLRKAASLTEDRDRGRDAVKREATLPPVSPPKASLSEEELEKKSKAIIEEYLHLNDMKEAVQCVQELASPSLLFIFVRHGIESTLERSTIAREHMGRLLHQLLCAGHLSTAQYYQGLYEILELAEDMEIDIPHVWLYLAELVTPILQDGGIPMGELFREITKPLRPLGKATSLLIEILGLLCKSMGPKKIGMLWREAGLSWKEFLPEGQDVGAFVAEQKVEYTLGEESESPGQRALPFEELSRQLEKLLKEGSSNQRVFDWIDANLSEQQIASNTLVRALMKTVCYSSIIFETPLRVDVAVLKARARLLQKYLCDEQKELQALYALQALVVTLEQPANLLRMFFDALYDEDVVKEDAFYSWESSKDPAEQQGKGVALKSVTAFFNWLREAEEEESDHN